The following are encoded in a window of Eriocheir sinensis breed Jianghai 21 chromosome 35, ASM2467909v1, whole genome shotgun sequence genomic DNA:
- the LOC127007522 gene encoding integrator complex subunit 5-like has protein sequence MVVTDTMEPGHGANMEGGGSSGRGISTTTLLSELDRFLGLAMANGDKRSHGGRRDASSERDEQTTAETALFLLRNLPPARPAALAFLAHTLSSQVSSHIRGYSGGEGSRKNENQDEGLSGQLESLLGDLLESAPGVWGPLVSQWAVEQLGRWSVEWANTVVGRGDATLEEVVAGWLSCSPARTLAALTVECVAHDPDTAVAALLDASAASGPALDWLVAHVGCSFPATVISRVLSLGLRSFASCHGRPPEHQLASVNKILNHLADRHLADIRRSLHTILLRTFDGATDAEAQASVPFLLCLAVTSRSRAVLAALTSGLDTLLMPSERLVALASQVSWWVPRYFISHCQLQEMVVHLVLDTGGSAAPSILHLLLQALAPASKLPSSVAGAVNNILQGVVSEICMVTYMRRNTNPGRIHIPFLVGLRGGGLDGSDVGMAVGGRAVSPVAGLVEQTISTPGNQTLINHLKQLITLVVVQQGPATANTTLGHLLRCTTKDGASGHQEILSAVITALMVHQTARHSHTSPLSTALAGTLQPQMATFTVLNSLNSLETLLCQNHKDRLHIHASLTDALLTNIPLLSELINDPVLGTAAMKVLCQLPLKKPIAVGHVLSLSHAVIFYFYSSLHHTSSIKKVSGVGRCQRVLSQLSCSSLGLNQIIRLLVESVFQPECAHLFGDVKKPDFSSKDTKGELLIQANRQFNSWVKVPQSHTSIFHMGTIGSGHFSKHNQSSTPSPDTVKFHTQLLLNTLSVCCAAQPNGEGASTVALLLVELISPDIMFNGFPWPEEYIKFTFERDLAIKKTFDDYPVAWYLLEFVATHRAALSYCSVLVRALTAALTAFWNTCPLATTKQAPEALTATHRLLEVMVTAQFLPGPLHMLPQIVAVLAPFELVCILQDVWMFMRDHTPSPDRWQELPSGYYQRAPDPPMARHYTERIQHIIRSNVDRVGHLMSYMVSSES, from the exons ATGGTGGTGACGGACACGATGGAGCCAGGGCACGGGGCAAACATGgagggcggcggcagcagcggccgGGGCATCTCCACCACAACTCTCCTTTCTGAGCTGGACCGCTTCCTGGGTCTGGCCATGGCCAATGGGGACAAAAGAAGTCATGGGGGGAGGAGAGATGCCTCCAGTGAGAGAGATGAACAGACCACAGCAGAAACAGCGCTCTTCCTTCTGCGTAACTTACCTCCGGCCCGGCCTGCGGCGCTGGCCTTCCTGGCCCACACACTCTCCAGTCAG GTGTCATCGCACATTCGAGGATATAGCGGGGGAGAAGGCTCACGGAAAAATGAAAATCAAGATGAAGGCCTCTCAGGACAGCTTGAGAGTCTGCTGGGTGACCTGCTGGAGTCTGCCCCAGGGGTGTGGGGTCCTCTTGTGAGTCAGTGGGCTGTTGAGCAGCTAGGCCGGTGGTCGGTGGAGTGGGCCAACACTGTGGTGGGGCGTGGTGATGCAACACTGGAGGAGGTGGTCGCCGGCTGGTTGTCTTGTAGTCCTGCACGCACTCTGGCCGCCCTGACGGTGGAGTGTGTGGCCCATGACCCAGACACAGCGGTGGCAGCCCTGCTGGATGCCAGTGCTGCTAGTGGGCCTGCTTTGGACTGGCTGGTGGCCCATGTCGGCTGTTCCTTTCCTGCCACAGTCATCAGTCGGGTGTTGTCTCTCGGGCTGCGCAGCTTTGCGTCCTGCCATGGCCGCCCTCCTGAGCACCAACTGGCTAGTGTAAACAAGATTCTAAACCACCTGGCAGACCGCCACCTGGCAGACATTCGCCGCAGCCTCCACACCATCCTGCTGCGCACCTTTGATGGAGCAACAGATGCTGAGGCTCAGGCATCAGTGCCTTTTCTGCTTTGCTTAGCCGTGACCAGCAGGTCCCGCGCCGTGCTGGCTGCCCTCACGTCGGGCCTCGACACCCTCCTCATGCCCAGTGAACGCCTGGTTGCCCTTGCCAGCCAGGTCAGCTGGTGGGTGCCAAGGTACTTCATCTCTCATTGCCAGCTTCAGGAAATGGTTGTTCATTTAGTGCTGGACACTGGTGGCTCTGCAGCACCCTCCATCTTGCACCTCCTGCTGCAAGCTCTTGCACCTGCCTCAAAGCTGCCCAGTTCAGTGGCTGGTGCTGTTAACAACATTCTGCAAGGAGTAGTGAGTGAAATATGTATGGTCACCTACATGAGAAGGAACACTAATCCAGGCCGCATCCACATCCCCTTCCTGGTTGGTCTGCGTGGCGGTGGGCTGGACGGCAGCGATGTAGGCATGGCAGTGGGCGGGAGGGCTGTGTCCCCTGTGGCTGGTCTAGTAGAGCAAACAATCTCAACACCTGGGAACCAGACCTTGATAAACCACTTAAAACAACTAATAACTCTTGTTGTTGTGCAGCAAGGCCCAGCCACGGCTAACACGACCCTCGGACACTTGTTACGCTGCACCACCAAAGACGGTGCCAGCGGTCACCAGGAGATCCTGTCTGCCGTAATCACCGCCCTCATGGTCCATCAAACAGCTCGACATTCACACACCTCACCGCTGTCCACAGCACTGGCCGGAACACTGCAGCCACAGATGGCAACCTTCACTGTTCTCAACTCACTGAACAGCCTGGAAACCCTTCTCTGCCAAAACCACAAAGACAGACTCCACATTCATGCGTCTCTTACAGATGCTTTGTTGACTAACATTCCACTTTTATCTGAGCTCATCAATGACCCTGTATTAGGCACTGCTGCCATGAAGGTACTTTGTCAGCTGCCTCTAAAGAAGCCAATAGCTGTTGGCCATGTGTTGTCTCTCAGCCATGCTGTTATATTTTACTTTTACAGCAGCCTACACCACACAAGCTCGATCAAAAAGGTGTCTGGTGTTGGCAGGTGCCAGCGTGTGTTGAGTCAGCTGTCTTGCTCATCCCTTGGCCTGAACCAGATTATTAGACTTCTTGTGGAGAGTGTGTTTCAGCCTGAGTGTGCTCACCTCTTCGGAGATGTGAAAAAGCCAGACTTTTCATCTAAGGACACTAAGGGGGAACTGTTGATCCAGGCTAACAGACAGTTCAATTCTTGGGTGAAGGTTCCTCAGTCTCACACAAGCATCTTCCACATGGGAACAATAGGTAGCGGACATTTTTCAAAGCACAACCaatcctccacaccctcaccagaCACAGTCAAGTTCCATACACAGCTGCTGCTCAACACTCTCAGCGTGTGCTGTGCAGCACAACCCAATGGTGAGGGGGCTTCCACTGTTGCCCTCCTGCTTGTAGAATTGATATCCCCAGATATTATGTTCAATGGCTTTCCTTGGCCAGAAGAATACATCAAATTCACCTTTGAGAGGGATCTTGCCATCAAGAAGACCTTTGATGACTACCCCGTGGCATGGTACTTGCTAGAGTTTGTGGCCACACACCGCGCTGCTCTGAGCTACTGTTCGGTGCTGGTGCGGGCACTCACCGCTGCCCTCACTGCCTTCTGGAACACCTGCCCCCTGGCCACCACCAAGCAGGCTCCAGAGGCTCTCACTGCCACACACCGTCTCTTGGAAGTGATGGTGACGGCTCAGTTTCTGCCCGGCCCCCTGCACATGCTGCCCCAGATTGTTGCTGTCCTGGCCCCCTTTGAGCTGGTTTGTATCCTCCAGGACGTGTGGATGTTCATGAGGGACCACACGCCCTCCCCAGACCGGTGGCAGGAGTTGCCCTCAGGGTACTACCAGCGTGCCCCAGACCCCCCCATGGCGCGGCACTACACCGAGCGCATCCAACACATCATTCGCTCTAATGTGGATCGGGTTGGCCACCTCATGTCCTACATGGTCAGCTCTGAGTCATGA
- the LOC127007523 gene encoding heme-binding protein 2-like, which yields MKMRGAGVLAAAVLVVAWAEVCTAYPRDMTEKGQEQFAVKEMAPHKVVSAGVDYEVREYEAAAWACTEQEGSTQMKEKLMKMFVALAQYLQGENSLGVDLKMAGPVTTYKEKSQEGGLRMQMCFYVPSEHQANPPEPTVEGVTVIRKGKMKVAARAFVAVEKSMEEWEAGKLALQKALTDDGVKNINFDNYYGAMYKPPGMKERVTEVWYEMKE from the exons ATGAAG ATGCGAGGTGCTGGTGTCTTGGCcgcggcggtgctggtggtggcgtggGCCGAAGTCTGCACAGCCTACCCCAGGGACATGACG GAGAAGGGGCAGGAACAATTCGCGGTGAAGGAGATGGCGCCGCACAAGGTGGTCAGCGCCGGAGTC GATTACGAGGTGCGGGAGTACGAGGCTGCGGCGTGGGCGTGTACTGAGCAGGAGGGGTCCACCCAAATGAAGGAGAAACTAATGAAGATGTTTGTCGCACTCGCTCAATATCTTCAGGGTGAAAATTCCCTCG GTGTTGATCTGAAGATGGCCGGCCCCGTCACCACCTACAAGGAGAAGTCCCAAGAAGGCGGTCTGAGGATGCAGATGTGCTTCTACGTCCCCAGCGAGCACCAGGCCAACCCGCCCGAGCCCACCGTGGAGGGCGTCACCGTCATCAGGAAAGGCAAGATGAAGGTTGCCGCCAG GGCTTTTGTAGCTGTAGAGAAATCCATGGAAGAGTGGGAGGCAGGGAAGCTTGCACTACAGAAGGCGCTGACTGATGATGGGGTCAAGAATATCAACTTTGACAACTATTATGG AGCCATGTACAAACCACCTGGGATGAAGGAGCGCGTCACGGAGGTCTGGTACGAGATGAAGGAGTGA